A single Gambusia affinis linkage group LG20, SWU_Gaff_1.0, whole genome shotgun sequence DNA region contains:
- the spata20 gene encoding spermatogenesis-associated protein 20 isoform X3: MASGSSHPPSTHPKHTNRLANERSPYLLQHAHNPVDWYPWGHEAFEKAKREDKPIFLSVGYSTCHWCHVMERESFKDEEIGQILSDNFVCIKLDREERPDVDKVYMTFVQATSGGGGWPMSVWLTPDLRPFIGGTYFPPRDQGRRPGFKTVLIRIIEQWQNNRATLESSGERIIDALKKGTTITANPGESPPLAPDVANRCFQQLAHSYEEEYGGFKDAPKFPTPVNLMFLMSYWSVNCSTSEGVEALQMALHTLRMMALGGIHDHIAQGFHRYSTDSSWHVPHFEKMLYDQAQLAVAYITAFQVSGEQFYADVAKDILLYVSRDLSDESGGFYSAEDADSVPASGGPEKREGAFCVWTASEVREHLPDVVEGAVGATTLADVFMHHFGVKEQGNVAAEQDPHGELQGKNVLIIRYSAELTAAHFGITIEKFNEVMTTARGRMAEVRQIRPRPHLDTKILASWNGLMLSAFARVGAVLGNEVLLERAVQAGNFLKAHLWDPDQQNMFRSCYRGDQMEVQQISPPICGFLDDYAFVVSGLLDLYEATFQTEWLRWAEELQARQDALFWDNQGGGYFCSEPSDAAVLLRLKEDQDGAEPSANSVSASNLLRLSHYTGRQEWLQKSQQLLAAFSNRLTSIPVALPEMVRALMAQHYTLKQIVICGQREASDTAGLLAAVNSLFLPFKVVMHTDGNPESFLCQRLPALSSMTQLDGAATAYVCQDLTCSLPVTEPQELRQLLLVGATAQAGP, from the exons ATGGCATCAGGGAGTAGCCATCCACCGTCCACGCatcccaaacacacaaacaggttGGCCAATGAGCGGTCGCCATACCTGTTACAACATGCACACAACCCCGTCGACTG GTATCCATGGGGACATGAGGCGTTTGAAAAGGCAAAAAGGGAAGACAAACCCATCTTCTTATCAG TGGGCTATTCAACGTGCCATTGGTGTCACGTTATGGAGAGAGAGTCTTTCAAAGATGAGGAGATTGGACAAATCCTCAGTGACAACTTTGTCTGCATCAAACTGGACAGAGAAGAGAGACCCGACGTGGACAAGGTCTACATGAcctttgtgcag GCAACAAGTGGTGGTGGAGGCTGGCCCATGAGTGTGTGGTTAACTCCCGACCTTCGACCTTTTATCGGAGGTACTTACTTCCCCCCGAGGGACCAAGGAAGAAGACCAGGCTTCAAGACAGTCCTGATAAGAATCATTGAACAG TGGCAGAACAACCGAGCGACTTTAGAGTCCAGTGGTGAGAGGATCATCGACGCTCTAAAGAAAGGCACAACCATCACTGCGAACCCAGGAGAAAGCCCTCCCTTAGCCCCAGACGTTGCTAATCGCTGCTTCCAGCAGCTGGCCCACTCCTATGAGGAAGAGTACGGAGGCTTTAAGGATGCTCCAAAGTTCCCCACACCAG TGAATCTGATGTTCCTCATGTCTTATTGGTCCGTGAATTGCTCCACCTCAGAGGGGGTCGAGGCACTCCAGATGGCCTTGCACACACTCCGAATGATGGCACTGGGAGGCATCCACGACCACATTGCACAG GGTTTTCATCGTTACTCCACCGACTCTTCGTGGCACGTTCCTCACTTTGAGAAGATGCTGTATGACCAGGCTCAGCTGGCTGTGGCTTACATAACCGCTTTTCAG GTATCAGGTGAGCAGTTCTACGCAGACGTGGCTAAGGACATACTGCTGTACGTCTCCAGGGACCTGAGTGACGAG TCTGGGGGCTTTTACAGTGCAGAAGATGCCGACTCCGTCCCAGCATCAGGGGGGCCGGAGAAGCGAGAGGGAGCCTTCTGTGTGTGGACAGCCTCAGAAGTGCGGGAGCACCTGCCTGATGTGGTAGAGGGCGCGGTCGGAGCCACCACGCTCGCAGACGTCTTTATGCACCACTTCGGAGTCAAGGAGCAAGGCAACGTTGCAGCTGAGCAG GATCCACACGGGGAGCTGCAGGGGAAAAATGTGCTGATCATCCGTTATTCAGCGGAGCTAACAGCTGCTCACTTTGGCATCACCATTGAGAAATTCAACGAAGTCATGACCACAGCCAGAGGCAGAATGGCAGAAGTGAGGCAGATTCGCCCGCGACCCCACCTGGACACCAAGATACTGGCTTCCTGGAATG GCCTGATGCTGTCCGCCTTCGCTCGGGTTGGAGCCGTGCTGGGGAACGAGGTGCTGCTGGAGAGAGCGGTGCAAGCGGGAAACTTCCTAAAGGCGCACCTGTGGGACCCCGATCAGCAGAACATGTTCCGATCTTGTTACCGCGGAGACCAGATGGAGGTGCAACAGAT ATCCCCTCCTATCTGCGGCTTCCTGGACGACTACGCCTTCGTCGTTAGTGGCCTGCTGGACCTGTACGAGGCCACGTTCCAGACGGAGTGGCTGCGGTGGGCCGAGGAGCTGCAGGCCAGGCAGGACGCGCTGTTCTGGGACAACCAGGGCGGAGGTTACTTCTGCAGCGAGCCCAGCGACGCCGCGGTTCTGCTGCGACTGAAGGAGG ATCAGGATGGAGCAGAGCCCAGCGCCAACTCCGTCTCAGCTTCCAATCTGCTGCGACTGTCCCACTACACCGGAAGACAAGAGTGGCTCCAGAAGTCCCAGCAGCTGCTGGCAGCATTCTCCAATCGGCTGACCAGTATTCCCGTAGCTCTGCCTGAGATGGTCCGGGCTCTCATGGCCCAGCACTACACACTTAAACAG ATTGTGATCTGCGGTCAGAGGGAAGCTTCGGACACCGCGGGGCTTCTTGCAGCAGTCAATTCCCTCTTTTTACCGTTTAAG